In Pleuronectes platessa chromosome 5, fPlePla1.1, whole genome shotgun sequence, a single genomic region encodes these proteins:
- the LOC128440489 gene encoding odorant receptor 131-2-like — translation MNDKFMLIQVFVVLFLCINLLLITTFFTKEVFYTTMRYVLFAVTLMSDCLFLFLADILLILSYYRFTIQMWLCLIIYIVLSLYTFVTPVTLTAMTLERYVAICLPLRHAELCSPRSTLHGILIIHSLSSLQCIVVLSIFFASASSASYTQGRVCTVEIFIIHTWQGHLRSAINQFYFLIMCITILFSYVKIMRVAKAASAEDKQSTWRGLRTVGLHAFQLLLCLIQLWCPFIEAAVLQINLMLFINVRFFNYITFILAPRCLSPLIYGLRDEMFFNALKRLALCGLRKKH, via the coding sequence ATGAATGATAAGTTCATGTTGATTCAGGTCTTCGtcgtcctctttctctgcattaACCTTCTGCTAATTACGACCTTTTTCACCAAGGAGGTCTTCTACACCACCATGCGCTACGTCTTATTTGCTGTCACACTAATGTCTGactgtctttttttattcctgGCTGACATCCTGCTCATTTTGAGTTACTATCGCTTTACGATACAAATGTGGTTGTgccttattatatatattgttttgtctCTGTACACTTTTGTTACACCGGTCACTCTGACAGCGATGACCCTGGAGCGCTACGTGGCCATTTGCCTGCCGCTGCGTCATGCAGAGCTGTGCTCCCCACGCAGCACTCTGCACGGCATCCTCATCATCCACAGCCTCAGCTCTCTGCAATGCATCGttgttctctccatcttctttgcATCGGCCTCTTCTGCCTCCTACACTCAGGGCAGAGTGTGCACTGTGGAAATCTTCATCATCCACACGTGGCAGGGTCACCTCAGATCAGCCATTAATCAGTTTTACTTCCTGATCATGTGCATCACAATCCTGTTTTCCTACGTTAAGATAATGAGAGTGGCCAAAGCTGCATCAGCAGAGGACAAACAGTCCACATGGAGAGGACTCAGAACTGTGGGGCTTCACGCTTttcagctgctcctgtgtctcatccagCTGTGGTGTCCTTTCATAGAAGCTGCTGTGCTTCAAATCAATCTCATGTTATTCATCAATGTCAGGTTCTttaattacattacttttattcttgctccaagatgtctgtctcctctcatttatggcctcagggatgaaatgttttttaatgccCTGAAAAGATTAGCTCTCTGTGGTTTGCGTAAGAAACACTGA